GAACGAGCATTTAGCTGGGTTTAACCGCATATTATTTTTTCTCGCATTTTCAAACGTTTCGCGTAGGTCTATGACATGGTCAGAGGCAACCTTCGACTTCATGATCATGTCGTCGACATATATTAGCATGTTTCTCCCAATTTGTGTGCCGAATATTTTAACCATTGTTTGTCGAAAAGTAGCTCCGGCGTTGATTAAACCAAAAGGCATCACTCGGTATCTGAAGACTCCCCGGTGCGTGATGAATGCGGTTTGCTGCCAGTCTTGCGAGTCCATTTTAATCTAATTGTACCCCGAAAAGGCATCCATGAAAGAGAGAAGTTCATTTCCAGCTGTCGCATCAATAAGTTGATCGATGTTCGGGAGTGGATAAAAGTCTTTGGGGCATGCCTTATTAACATCTGAGTAATCGATGCACATTCTCCACTTCCCGCTACTTTTCTTGACTAGGACCACATTCGAGATCCAAGTGGGGAATTGTACTGGTTCGATGAAACCGGCCTCGAGCAATCTATTGATCTCCAGGTCGATGGCTGCCCTTTTTTCAGCAGAGAATGTACGATGTTTTTGCCTAACCGGCTTGATGTTTTTACTGATGTGCAAAGAGTGTCGAATGACAACCTCGGGAATCCCAGGCATATCTTTTGGATCCCAGGTGAAAATATCAGAAAACTCACGGATAAGGCACGTGATATCTTTCTTTAATTGATCATGGAGATTCTTGCCGAGCCTTGTGGTTTTCTCAGGATTTCCTTCGATCACTTCTATTTCTTCAGTTTCTTCGGCGGGAGAGTAAGAATTGCTAGTGGGTGGTTCCACAAGGTCTCTGGGGTCGATGTCAAGCACCTGATTAACATCAAATTCTTCGTCAACCTTTTTTCTTGGAGATACAGTGGTTAGGTAACATTGTCTTGCTGTTACTTGATCGCCAATCATTTCTCCCACGCCGAAATCCGTGGGAAATTTCATTTTCAAGTGGGAGATAGATGTTATAGCTCGGAGTGCGGTGATCGTTGTTCGTCCTAAAATAGCGTTGAAGCTTGAGGAAGCACTAATCACATGGAATTTGACCATTTTCCAAATTTGACAGGGTGGGGAACCGAAAAGCACTGGCATGTCGATGGTTCCTACCACATGAACCTCATTGCCTGTAAACCCGTATAACGGGGTTCGGGAGTTCTCGAGTCTTCGATCCCCTATGTCCATTCGGGAAAAAGCATGGTGATATAACACGTCGACAGAGCTACCATTATTGACCAACATTTTCTAAACCGTGTTGTTTCCCACACGTGTTGTGATGACGAGAGCATCTTGATGGCCTTCGATGAGACCAGGACGATAATCATCATCGGAGAAAGAGATGACTGGGGAGGGATTCGCTCGAGGGCGTTTAGCTGCCGAGGGATTGACATTAAAGACTTCTCGAGCATAAATCTTGCGAGAGCTGTGGGAGAGGCTCCCGGCTGCTATACCACCAAAAATAATGTCGATTACACGATCATCCTCGCCTCGATGGTGACGTCTGGGTTCATCATCGTGCTGCACATAGTGGACTAGTTGTCCTCGACGAATTTTTCCTTCGATGAGATTGCTAAGTTGAAAACATTGCTCTGTTGTATGGCCAGTATCTTCATGATATTCATAATATCTGGAGCTTGGGGGTCTTCCTGGTTTCATGGGTCTTGGAGGGCGATAATCCGGTTCTGTTTTTAACACCGCCAAAATTGTCATTTTTTCGGTGTTGAGTTTAGTGAACTCTTTTTCAGATCGATTGTGGGGCTGCCAATCTCTTTCTCTTCTATCCCTCGGAGGAAGGTCCGATGTGTGAGGCGGTGGCGACCTACGACGCTCTCGGCGCCTTTCCCTAGCAGGGGATCGTGGACTGTAGCTTCGGCGTCGTTCATATTTTGATGACCTCCGTGGAGATTGTATACAGCTTACCGCTTCTTGAAGCATCATGCGGTGTTCTATAATCTGGAACGCGACCTGTAGGGTTTTCGGCCTTTTTTCAAAGATCTCTTCTAAAAGGAGGCCATGCCTAGACTTATCGATGCCCGCTGTCAGGAAATTGACTGCCATCTGTTCTATTAAGTCTGGAATTTCTGCTATCTCTTCTCTGAACCGGGTTAGAAAACTCCTGAGACTTTCGCCGCAGCGTTGATGCATTGTCATCAAGGATGCAgtaactttgattcctttgtagTTGCTGGAAAATCGGGCTTGAAACTTGCTTTTTAGAGTTGTCCACGAGTCGATTGACCGAGGTGGCAAGTTACTGTACCATCGGAGAGCCGTGCCTTGAAGGCAAGTGGAGAAGAACTGACACCTAGCGATCTTTGAGTGGCCGAAGAAAGCCATGCGACCATCAAATGTATTTAGAAATGCTAACGGGTCCGAGGATCCATCGAAATGATCGAGAGCAGGCGTTTTCAATGTTAGTCGATGCGCGCCTTCTCAAGCACTAATGATAGGGGGCTCTCGGAAACGGTTTCAAACCTTGCCTGATTTCTCATCAAGGTACGCATCTGGGCAATTTCCTCTGTATTTTAGCGAACTCCTCGTGAGATATAGATTCGGTGGATTCTGTCTGATGCGAGACATCGGCAGATGACACTGTCCTCTGTCGACGTTCGCGAGGTTGCGAATATGTCGACTCCGCCGACGGTTCATATTCATACTCCGCATCATCCTCGTCATAAAATTCATCGTTTTGTCCTTCATTTTGAATTGTAGTTTGTTGGAGCTCTCGACGGAGACGGTGAATCTCACGTTTTCGCTCAAGTTTAGCCTGCAATCTCTGAGCTTCGCACTCTAGAAACTCGAGTTCTTCATCTGAATCAAGTGAATCTTTTGGATTTTCTTGGTTCTGGGCTTTTAGCCTTTCTTTCTTTTCCAAATGCAGCCGAACGTCGCTCGAGAGAACTTTTTTTCCTTTAGATGTTTGAACTCTAAAACGCTGATCTGACACAGTTTTTCTTTTTTCGTCCCTTTGGAGTGAGTCCTTCAATCCTAGAAATTGATCTTCTGGAGGAGCCTCAGGCGGAGGGAACCAACACTTCGGCTTCAATGCCGGTTGTTTAGGAAGCTCGCGATCGCCGTGGGTCGAGGGGTCGGTGGCAACTTCTGCCGTCAACTCCTTTACCTGAGTCGGTCCGGCGGTTCCCGGATCAAGCTCTTCTACAATCATCTTTTGGTTGGATCTTGTTAAAGCAaagctccttctagcgccaaatgatgtgccactaatattattattattagactATAGTTTTAGGAGATGATCTTCTTTGCTTAATTAGCCAACCCCTTTCAATGGGGTTGTTGTCTTTTATTTATACCAAGTCCCAAATGGGCTTTATCTTACAaattgggccttcttgggctttacatAATATTTCATAATTATCCTAACTATGATTTCTTTGGGCCATCTTGTCTTGGTCCAACAACAAGGATGTTTTGATGGACTCAGAAGATGAAATACTACCCGAGGAGCAAAGCGAGACAGGTGAAAATCATGCCGGGCCAAAAAACGTATATGTGGCGAGTGCCCAAGGGGTGCTCGCCTATCATCATGAGTATTTTAAGCTGGAATTTCCATGGGCTTTCCAATTCCTAAAGGAGGTTGTGCTCTAAAAGAGGCCGGATTTTGTTTTTGTTAGTGAGATCTTGTGTAAGGAAATAACTGTTGAAAAGTTTCAAAATGCTATAGACTTTGAAGGAAGTATGGTTGTGGAAACTCAAGGGCATAGTGGGGGAATTGCCATACTTTGGAGATACTAGAAAGAGGTAGTCTTAAAATCATATAATAAAAATCACATAGACGTTTTTGTAAAGAACAGGGACGGTGATGAGTTTAGGTTGACTGGTATGTATGGTGAGCCTGATCAATGAAAAAAAGGAGAAACATGGGAGTTGATCCGTGTACTAGCAAACAATAACTCCATGCCTTGGTGCTTGATTGGAGACATGAACAATGTGTTAGCTCAATCAGATAAGCAGGGTGGTAGACCATATCCTCACTGGCTTATTCAAGGTTTTCATGACACCTTAGAAGACTGCAGTTTAACAGACTTAGATTTTCTTGGCTACCCTTTTACATGGGAGTGTGGAACTGGTATAGCAGACATAATAGAAGTGAGGTTAGACCGAGATTTGGTTTCTTGCAACTTTCTGAACTTATTTTCAGAATCTAAGCTATTTAACCTTGAAATTTCAACATCTGATCACTGTCCTATTTTGCTGGAAATGAAGAAACAACACTCTGTAGTTCAAGTTAAAAAATTCAGATTCGAAAATGCCTGGCTACGGGAGCTAGTGTGTCAACAGATAGTGGAGGAAGTGTGGAGTAGTGGCATGAGTCGATCGTTTTATGGTAAATTAGAAGAATGTTCAGAGATTCTTTTTAACTGGGGATGTGAAATTACAGGATACTTCAAACAGAGGATTCAGCAATGTAAGAGAGCTATAAAGTTACTAAAAGGAAGGCGTGATGATAACTCATTAAAAGAACTGAAAAATGAGCAAAAGAATCTGTCAGAAATTTACACACAACAGGAAGTATTCTGGCGCCAATGTTCCAAGCAGTTGTGGCTCAGAGAAGGGGACCAAAATAGTAAATACTTTCATGCTATAATAAAGAACAGGCGAGCCTTCAACCAAATCAGCAGTCTCATAAACAGTGAAGGACGAATAGTGAACTGGAATATTGGTTTGGAGAATGTGATAACAGAATACTTCTCAACTCTGTTTAAGGCATCAGTCACAGGCTGGAACGATGTTGTAGGCTGTATTGAAAGCAAGGTCACTACAGAGCAGAACGAACGTCTTCTACGACCTGTGACAGAAATCGAAGTTAAGAGTTCATTATTCCATATACACCCTGATAAGGGTGAAGGCCCAGATGGAATATCTCCAAGGTTCTACCAAAAATTTTGGAACGTGATCAAAACAAACATGGTGAACGTAGTGAGGCTTTTCTTCGAGACAGATGAAGTAGATAAACACCATGTGAGCATTAATATTGCCTTGATCCCTAAAAAATGAAACCCTCAACTTATGACAGAGCTGCGTCTAATTTTTCTTTGTAATGTAATTTACAAAGTTATTTCCAAGGTGTTGTCTAACAGAATTAATAGTTTTATTGATTCTCTGATTTTTCATAGCCAAAGCGCTTTCATTCCCGGAAGGCTCATCACTGACAATGTTAGGATTGCTCATGAACTCATGCCTTTTATCAAGAGAAAAATGAATGGTAAGCAGGGTTGGATGGCACTTAAAGTGGATATGAGCAAAGCATATGACCGCGTTGATTGGGGATTCTTAGAAGCTATTTTAGAAAAAATGGGTTTTGATCGATGAGTTGTGAAATTGTATATGGCCTGCATTTCATCTGTGAACTACCAGATTGCTCACGCTGGCAGAATTTTTGGCTCCATTACACCTACTCGTGGTATAAGGTAAGGCGACCCCCTTTCGTCATATTTATTCTTAATTTGCACAGAAGGATTTACAGGCcttattaaaaattatgaaaGATTGGGATTGTTGTAAGGAATCAAGGTAGCACGCACAGCACCACAAATTTCATATATGTTTTTTACGGATGATTGTTATATATTCTTCAAAGCAAACGTAGACTGTGCTAATCATGTGCAAGAGCTGTTACGTGTTTTTGAAAGGGCTTCAGGACAACAAATTTATGTAGAAAATTCATCTGTAATTTTCAGCAGGAATGTGTGTAACTCTTTAAAGGAAGAACTGTGTCAACAGTTAGGATTCACTGAAGCAGGGGCCAATAACATGTATCTGGGGTTACCTAGTTTTTTACAAAAGAAAAAATCAGTTGCGTTTGGTTATATCAAGgataaatttccagagaaattACATGGTTGGGACAAGAAAAAATTATCCAAAGGTGGTAAGGAAATCTTTATCAAATCAGTGCCTCAGACCCCTCCCAATTATACCATGAGTGTTTTCTTGTTGCCAATGGAAATTTGCAGGGAACTAGAGAGTGTAATATGTAAATTCTAGTGGAATATAGCTTCATCTGGAACACGGTCTATCCATTGGATGTCATGGGAAAGATTAAGTCTGGGGAAGAGCGATGGAGGAATGGGATTTCGAAATGTTAGAAGCTTCAATGTCGCTTTACTAGATAAGTAGGCGTGGAGACTGTTAGTACATCTGGATAAATTAGTGTGTTGTATCTTTAAGGCCAGATATTACTCGTATGGAACATTATTAACAGCTACAATTGGCAGTAATCCATCATATGTTTGGAGAAGTATTCTCGAAGCACAAAATATGCTGAAACAAGGCTGTTCTTGTCGTATAGGTGGTGGTCAATCAATCTCTATAAAGGATGTGCCTTGGTTACCAGATGAACAAGACCCTTATGTCCAGTCTAGCAGTGCAGCATTTATAAACCAAACGTTTCTTCGCTTATGATAAATGGTGAGAGAAGTTGGGATATAGACTTAATCCAGGATATGTTCAGTGACAGAGATGCAAATCTTATTTTATCCAACCCGTTGGGTGTGGAACTTGAAGATAATTGGTATTGGAGGCATGAGAAGCTTGGTGTTTATTCAGTCAAAACGGCTTATGTTATGCTGCAGAATAACAGAAGAAACCCTCAGGCAAACAACTCAGGCTTCTGGAGAAAAATGTGGCATCATAAGATCCCCCAAAAAGTTAAAAACTTTTTATGGAAAGCTGAAAATAATTGTCTGCCTACTAAAGATCTCCTTCGAATTAAACAGTTAGCAGTTAATGACATTTGCCCAATCTGTAATGCAGCACCAGAGTCCATTTTGCATACTCTCATTCGGTGTTCGTTTGCAGCATCGTGTATGCAGttagtgttaggaatatatgtgtacTAGTTTGATGATAAActaaataaaacacttaagtagaaaactagtgtttgtagcctcaacggataagaccactttggctatccgttgatggagtagctttacttagaaataagtttagtattgtagcacattacagtctttgtaaatgagttataattcttagaagttgtaggaaattataagtcatgttgactactagtggatatgcaaataggagggctaattgtaaatatttcatgccttgtaattttgtataaatgaagtagtatcaactggtaaattaaagaccttcaacagatgagaaacaaagcctcaacggatgtctctaaagcttcaacggataacatccatcaacggatgagtgcatcaacggataaagcttcaactgctaaagcatcaacggataagagcatcaacggataaagccaccaacggatgaaagcttcaatggatgctcagttccatagtagttgatagtgataattcataagctgacagaggcacatgggttgacagagacatttggaatgtggtagcctcttggaggaatcaagaaaaaatagcatttccattctggtgcaaacaaggaagtattcaaagattcgcagattatcttagattgcattggatagagaaatgaagaagaaacatgtgaaggactattttataattgtattttatctttgtcttcacttgaaaaacttggtgatatataaaccaagttgcagctagtaattaggtgtgaattttcaagagctgtttagaaaaattcagagagaaaatcatctattttgtactaggaagcagctgtgaacaattctttgtatcacagattttctgaaataacacatctctggtggaacaataaatccaccagaaaagttttaaaagcttctgtgttctttacatttgtgttttgaatatacatctgtttgcacttgcttaaagcaattcacacacatctgttcattaTACAtctagcctttgaaactgctcaacactttaaaagttttgagatttacattcaacccccttttgtaaatctcattgttagtttcttgagaataacaattggtatcagagcaagctcttgacatacaaagagtttaaagatctattctactaacatcatgagtaagaaggatattggagtgaagattccaatcctggaaagagataattatcatcactggaaagtgaagatgcatctacatcttctctctcaagataaaagctacataaactgcattgagaatggtcctcacatccctcataaagtggccacagctactactgccacagttgctgttggatagtctattcccaagccaagagcagaatgaACTCCTGAAAATATTGAAGAGGTTCATAAGGACAAGAAgtccatgaacattctgtttaatggtctagataaagatatgtttgataatgtcattaacagcctctctgctaaggaaatttgggatactatacaagttatctgtgaaggtactgagcaagttagagaaaacaaaatgcagcttctcattcaacaatatgaatattttcattctgaagaaggagaatcattgaatgacactttcaatagatttcagaaactgttgaatggattgaagctgtatgatagagtgtaccaagtcaaggattccaacttaaaatttctaaggtctctaccaaaggaatggaagcctatgactgtttcactaaggaattctcattataaggacttcacacttgaaagattatatggaattttgaagacctatgaacttgagatggagcaagatgagctgttggagaagggaaagagaaaaggtggatcagttgcacttgtagctgaaaatgagagaactgaaaccaggaatgaagaaaagacaatgccaagtctcaaaattggcacaagcaaatcagaatcaagcaagggaaagaagcaagcagctgaggttgaagacaattccagtcaagatgactctgatgatgttgatgaacatctggcctttctgtccagaagatattcaagaaaaacactagagtcactaagccaaacaagaacatggtagacaagtctaagttcaagtgttataactgtggcacaagttgacactttgcaagtgagtgcagaaagccaacttctgaaaagaagaaatttgagcaagtggattacaaaaagaaatattttgaattgctcaaacaaaaggaaagggcttttctgactcaggaaaatgattgggcagctgatggagccaatgaagatgatgatatggagtatgtcaacttagccctaaTGGCTAATTCTAATgagaatgaaactagttcatcaaccaaccaggtaatcactactaacctCTCTCAtctttctaaagatgaatgcaatgaagctataaatgatatgtctactgaattgtatcatttacgtgtttcccttaaatcactaactaaagagaacatgagaattaaagagaataatatgttcttaagtgataggaatgctatgttagagggtaaggtagttgagcttgaaaagattaaaatcaaatgattatctgttgagagtgaactagaagagtctgttaagaaagtagtaattctttctaaacaactagaacgtgagcaagaggtaattaaggcctggaaaacatctagggatgaTAGTGCTCAAATtatcaaagttcaaggaattgaatcattctatgagaatgcctggaagaaaaacaaaaaggaaatggtATTGGTTGAtggactatcaacggatgttgaatcaacggatgatgaaagtcatctgttgaaggaagaaaaggagcatccattgaaggctcatcagttgaaacaggcaaatgattctaaaaaggataatttgaaaaatctcagtaagaagtttggttcaacttccaagaactttgtcaaagaagaagctagcacatccaaagatgctagtaaggtgaatctaggacacatgactttagatcagttgaagaataggcttaaattggttgaggataaaaaggaaagcaaaagaaaatccaatagaaatgggaaggtagggattaaaaaacataataattacacacctgataagtatgcccctaggaaaagttgtgtgcattgtagtagtgttaatcatctttctgctaactgcaaatctgttaagaatgctcccatgcctttaactccttccatgcctaacatgtctatgtcaccattgcatgccatgcctgttctgtctcaacagaatcctcatgcacattttgcaaacatgccatgtgttaataatccttattttgctgcatttagtatgcctcaaatgccatacaacatgcctatatggaataacatgtttgcacaatctatgccttatcaaattcaaccaaatgtgctaaatgattatgtgactaaccctacacttcaaccaactacatctaagaccaaggttgactcaaagttacctaagtcaaaaggtgcaggaagtgtgaagtctaggaaaaagactaacaaggctggacccaaggaaacttgggtaccaaaatcaacttgatttgattttgttgtgtgtagggaaaaagaaggaatctatggtacttggacagtggttgttcaaggcacatgacaggagatttcaccctgctcacagagttcaaggagagagctggccctagcataacctttggagatgacagaaaAGGGTTCActataggatatggcttgatttcaaaggaaaatgtcatcattgatgaagtttcACTAGctgatggtctcaaacacaatctattgagcatcagtcaactatgtgacagagggaatactgttttcttcaattctgaagcatgtgttgttaccagtaagaaggacaacaaagtggttctaactggagttagaaaagggaatgtgtacttggctgacttcaactctacagatgcagaatcaatcacttgtcttttcaACAAAGCAAGTAAAGATGAAAGTTgcctatggcacaagaagctgtcccatttgaatttcaagacaatgaatgatctagtcaaaaaggacttagttagaggaatgcctctagtggaattctcaagggatggactgtgtgatgcttatcagaaaggaaaggaaaagagagcatcattcagtaagaagcttgaatcaccaattgatgaaccattacaactgctacacatgaatctttttggaccagtcaatgtattgtcaatttcaaggaaaagatattacctagtgattgtagatgatttctcaaagttttcatggacctattttcttggttcaaaggatgaagctagtgaaatcattatcaatcatatcaggcaagtcaacaaccatccagatttcaaagtaaggaatatcaggagtgacaatggaactgagttcaggaattctaccatgaggttattctgtgaagaaaatgggatcatgcatgagttctcagctccaaggactccccaataaaatggtgtggtggaaaggaagaacagatcactaattgaagctgcaagaacaatgcttgaagagtcaaaactcccaacatatttttaggctgaggctgttaactgtgcatattacactcagaatattttactaattaatcaggcaaaaggcatgactccctatcaattgttcaagagaagaaaactaaccttaaacttccttcatgtctttggttgcaaatgctacattctaaggaaccaacctgatcacaaaggaaagtttgatgcaaaggctgatgaagggatatttgttgggtattctgctggaaaatcatatagggtctacaatctaagaaccaacattgttatggaatctgtgcatgttgtgtttgatgataaaaagattaatggactaacagatgagggacaccatgaaggactcaaatttgacaacattgagatatattgtgatgatagtgaagatgagaatgatggagaagacacttcaaaaaggattcaaaatttgcctttggataatgcacaaaatgctgcatcgattgaaagtcataactcagcatccgttgacagaagtaatgcagcatccattgaaagacaaagtacatcatctgttgaagtacataatggagcatccgttgatcatagttcatcaacggataatcaaattacatcatca
The sequence above is drawn from the Apium graveolens cultivar Ventura chromosome 2, ASM990537v1, whole genome shotgun sequence genome and encodes:
- the LOC141700924 gene encoding uncharacterized protein LOC141700924, translated to MLVNNGSSVDVLYHHAFSRMDIGDRRLENSRTPLYGFTGNEVHVVGTIDMPVLFGSPPCQIWKMVKFHVISASSSFNAILGRTTITALRAITSISHLKMKFPTDFGVGEMIGDQVTARQCYLTTVSPRKKVDEEFDVNQVLDIDPRDLVEPPTSNSYSPAEETEEIEVIEGNPEKTTRLGKNLHDQLKKDITCLIREFSDIFTWDPKDMPGIPEVVIRHSLHISKNIKPVRQKHRTFSAEKRAAIDLEINRLLEAGFIEPVQFPTWISNVVLVKKSSGKWRMCIDYSDVNKACPKDFYPLPNIDQLIDATAGNELLSFMDAFSGYN
- the LOC141700927 gene encoding uncharacterized protein LOC141700927, yielding MAFFGHSKIARCQFFSTCLQGTALRWYSNLPPRSIDSWTTLKSKFQARFSSNYKGIKVTASLMTMHQRCGESLRSFLTRFREEIAEIPDLIEQMAVNFLTAGIDKSRHGLLLEEIFEKRPKTLQVAFQIIEHRMMLQEAVSCIQSPRRSSKYERRRSYSPRSPARERRRERRRSPPPHTSDLPPRDRRERDWQPHNRSEKEFTKLNTEKMTILAVLKTEPDYRPPRPMKPGRPPSSRYYEYHEDTGHTTEQCFQLSNLIEGKIRRGQLVHYVQHDDEPRRHHRGEDDRVIDIIFGGIAAGSLSHSSRKIYAREVFNVNPSAAKRPRANPSPVISFSDDDYRPGLIEGHQDALVITTRVGNNTV